A stretch of DNA from Streptomyces xanthii:
CAGGCGACAGCGAGATCGAATCCCGACCCGGCCTTGGGCACGGAGGCCGGGCTGAGCCCCACCGTGAGCTTCTTCTGCGGCCAGTCGGCCCCCGAGTTCACTACAGCCGCCCTGACCCGGTCGCGGCTCTCGACCAGACTCTTGTCCGGCAGGCCGACGAGCGTGAACGCGGCGACGCCGGGCTCCAGGTCGGCCTGCACCTCGACGACGACGCCCTCGACGCCCACCAGGGCCACGGAGCACGTCCGCGCGAATCCCATCAGGACACCCCCCGCACGTGCTCGAGGCGGGGTGCGCCGCGCTCGGGCAGCAGGACGCCGATCACGTCGATGCGGACGCCGCCCGATGGCGCTCCCCCGTGCTCGTGGATCCAGCGCTCGGCCAGGGAGCGCAGTCGTCGCGCTTTGATCTGCGTGATCGCGGCCATCGGATGCTCGAAGGCCGACGCGCCCGCCCCTCTGCGCGTCTTGACCTCGCAGACGACGATCGCGTCCCCGTCCCGCGCCACGATGTCGATCTCACCGGTGCGGCCCGCGCGCCAGTTCCGCGCGAGCACCGTCATTCCCGCTTCGGCCAGCCGCCTCGCGGCCAGGTCCTCTCCGTACTTCCCCATCGCGCCCCGTGCGTTCACGTCGACACCACCTCCGACGTCCACGCTGCGGCACGGGACGGAAGGAAGTGGATCTTGGTGAACTACCGGCGGGGTGTGGAAAACTCCGTCACCCGCCAGAGGGACGGCCGGGGGAAATCAGTGCGGCAGGGTGCGGGCTCAGCTGCCCGGAAGCTCCAGGTCGCTCTTGTTGAGCTCCTCGATGTTCACGTCCTTGAACGTGAGGACCCGGACCTGCTTCACGAAACGAGCGGGGCGATACATGTCCCAGACCCAGGCATCCGCCATCGACACCTCGAAGAACACCTCACCCTGGACCGAGTGCACCTGCATCTCGTAGTCGTTGGTGAGGTAGAAGCGACGCTCGGTCTCGATCACGTATTTGAACAGCCCGACGACGTCGCGGTACTCCCGGTAGAGCTTCAGCTCCATCTCGGTCTCGTACTTCTCGAGGTCCTCGGCGCTCATGGCATGTTCCCCTTCTGCCGTGCGTCCCCCTATTGTGCGTCAGCCACCGGTTCCTCTAGACGATTTCCGTGTCGAGAACCAGCGGCCGGCTCGGGGGACCCTCGACGAGCAGCCGCTTCAGCAGCTCGGCGAGCCTGGTCGGGTACACCGTCTCATGGGCCTCGGCCAGTTCCTCGCACGACCACCATCGCGCTCCCGCGACGCTGCGCCGTTCCAGGTCGGTCAGGCCCTCTCCGTTGATCTCGACGGCCCGGGCCGTCGAGGTCGTGCGGGCCAGGAAGTACCACTCGTCCTGGTCCCAGCGGCGCCCGTCGAACGGGAAGGAGCAGACCCGCTGCCACAGGACCGGGCCGAGCCGCGCATCCGTGATGCCCGTCTCCTCCGCCAGTTCCCTCAGGGCGGCCTCCGCACGCGTCTCGTCGCCCTCCAGTCCGCCGCCCGGCGTGAACCACCAGTCGTCCGCCGTGTCCCCGGGCTCGTGCCCGTGCAGCAGCAGGATGCGGTCGTCCTGGTCGAGCAGGACGACGCGGGCCACCTCGCGCAGCCCGTCGCCGGGCTCAGACACGGGCCGGCTCCGGCGCGCGGCGGGTCCGGGAGCGCCGTGCCCGGTTCGCGATCGGACCGTAGGCCGCGCCCGCGAGCACCAGGACGGCGCCGGCCACGACAGCGCCCACCATGAGGCGGAGCGGTCCGGGCTGCGAGATGCCGCCGGGCATCGCCTCGAAGCCGGTGGGCTTGGCCAGCATGCCGTTCATGGGCCAGGCCACGGCGTCCACCCGGGCCTCCACGGCGCCGCGCTCCACCGAGCCGCCGTTGGCGTCGCCGAGGTGGACGCTGGAGTCCAGGGAGCCGCTGCGCTCGTCGCCGAGGAGGAAGAGCCGGCCTTGCGGGACCGTGGTCGACTTGATCCCGGCGAGCGAGGCGGACTTACCGGCCGGCAGATACGGTTCTTCGACCTGCTCGCCGTTGACGGTGAGCTTGCCGTCCGTACAGCAGGCGATCTTGTCGCCGCCGACGCCGACCACGCGCTTGACCATCGGCATGTCGCCCCAGCTGGCCTCACGGAAGACGACGACGTCGCCGCGCTTGACCTCGCCGCCGTCGATGCGCTGGGCGAGCACCCGGTCGCCCGCGCCGATCGTCGGCGTCATCGAGTCGGTGGGCACCGTGTACGGCTGGTACACCACGGCACCCCATACGAACCCGCCGAGGAACAGCACACAGCCGAGGGCCACGGCTATGCCCGACAGCACACTGCCGGCCTTGCCGCGGCCCTCGGCCGTACGACCCGTCCTGCTCATCCCAGTTGCTCCCCAGCGTCGGAGACATCGACCGCGCGGTCCGGCCCGAGTGGCTCGGACCGCGCAAGATCGGCGATCTGGGACGGCACCCTACCGGGCGCTCGTGACCTCAGAAACCCTGGTGTTCCCCTCAGTAACGCTCCGGTTCGTGCGGCGGCGGCGCCACAGCACGAGCGGCACGGCTCCGGCGAGGCCCAGGGCGCCCGGGGCGACGTTCGCCGCGGCGTTGATCCCCGACTGGTCGAAGGTGTCCGGGACCGGCAGCGTGGACCAGTGCGTGGGCGGCCAGGCCACCACGATCGCGCGGCCCACGACGTTGTCCACGGGGACGAAGCCCTGGTTCTTGTCGTTCTGGTGGTAGCGGGAGTCCAGCGAGTCCTGGCGGTGGTCGCCCATGACCCAGACTTTGCCTTCGGGAACCTTCACCTTGAAGGTGCCGCCGACGCCGTCCGCGCTGCACGGGGTGTTGCCCGGGAAGACGTAAGGCTCGTTCAGCGCCTTGCCGTTGACCTTCAGCGGGCCGGTGCCCTTGCACTCGACGGTGTCGCCGCTGACGCCGACGACGCGCTTGATGAGGTCCTTCTCGTCGGCGGAGGGCATCAGGCCGACCCAGCTCAGGACCTTCTGCGCGGCGTTCGGCGGCTTGGTGGGCTCGCCCTCCAGCCACTGGTCCGGGTCGTTGAACACGATGACCTCGCCGCGCTCCGGCTTCGAGCCGAACCACGGGGTCAGCTTGTCGACGAGCACGCGGTCGCCGATCTGCAGCGTGTTCTGCATCGATCCCGACGGGATCGAGAACGCCTGCACCAGGAAGGTCTTGATCAACAGGGCCAGGACCAGGGCGATCAAGATGAGCAGCGGCAGCTCCTTCCAGAAGGAGCGCGGCTTCTTGGCCTTCTTCGGCGTCCTCGGCACGTCGCCGGGCCGCTCTCCGGCGGCGCCGGAACCGCCCGCCGCTCCACCGTCATCGCTCCCGGGCGTGTGGTCAGTCACGCCGGGACCTGTCGCGTCGTCGGATCGCTCGGGCTGTTCCTCGGGCCCATGCCCTGACCGTGCGCCGACCGCCAAGTCCCCCACATCCACTCCTCACTCCGTGCCGCTGCCTGATCCCTACGCGATGCAGGCCCACCACTCCCATAACGAGCGGGAGTTCCGCAGGGGTCGGGAGAGGGATCAATCCGTCCGAATCCAATGAGTCGGGTCTCGATTCGGCGCTGTCCGCGGTGGCCACCCTATGCGACGCGCCGGGGGCCGCGGTCGATCCGGTGCCGTGCGCGTCGGCGACCGCCGCGAAGGTCTCCGGCTCCTCCAGCGTGGCCCAGTTCCCGACCGGCCAGCCGATGAACCGGGCCCGCCCCACTACGGATTCCTCGGACACGGTGCCGTGGAACGCCTCGGTGAGGTGGTAGCGGGAGTCCGCCGAGTTCGCCCGGTGGTCGCCCATCACGAAGAGCCGGCCCTCGGGAACCTTCACCGAAAAGTCGAACTTCGAGGGGGCGTTGCCGGGGTGGATGTACGAACGTTCGTCGAGGGGCGTCCCGTTGACGGTGACGCGGCCCTGGGCGTCGCAGCATTTCACCGTGTCGCCGCCGACCGCCACGACCCGCTTGATCAGATCCCGCTCGTCGGCGGAGGGCAGCAGTCCGATCCAGGTGAGACCCGTCTTGATCTGCTTGATCCCGACGGGGTCGTCCTTCTTCTGTCCCGTCTCCTGCTCCAGCCACTTGCCGGGGTCCTTGAAGACGACGACGTCGCCGCGCTGCACCTTCGCGCCGAACCAGGGGGTCAGTTTGTCGACCAGGACCCGGTCGCCGATCTTGATCGTCTGCTCCATGGAGCCCGACGGGATCACGAAGGCCTGCACCAGGAACGTCTTCAGGACGAGCGCGATGACCAGCGCCACGCCTATCAGGAGGGGTATCTCCTTGATCGCGGAACGCCGGCGGCGCCGCTTCACCTTGCGGGCCAGTTTGCGGCGCTCGGCCCGGCCGCGCGGAGGGGCCGCCGCGGTGCGTCTGCTCCCGGTGGGCAGTCGCTCCTCGGTCTCGTCACCGGCGCGCGTCCTGCCCCGCTTACCCATGGGCGCCGCCCGCCGCGGGTACGCGCGCGTAGAGGTCCTCGCGCGACGGGGAGCTCCAGTGGCCCGCGGGCCAGGCGACCCACTGGGCCTTGCCGATCACCTGGTCGACGGGGACGAAGCCGCCGCCGGGGGCGCCCAGATAGTCGCGGGAGTCACGGGAGTCGGCGCGGTGGTCACCCAGCAGAAAGAGCGTCCCGTCGGGAACCTCGATGTCGAACGGCACCTCCGAAGGCGTGTCCCCGCGGTACAGCAGGGACCGCTCGTCCACGGCCCGCCCGTTCACGGCGATCCTCCCCTGCCTGTCGCAGCAGACCACATGGTCTCCCCCCACCCCGACGACGCGCTTGACGTAGTCCGCGTCACCGAAGTACCCGCTGCCGTCGAAGACGACGACGTCCCCGCGCTCCGGTCGCGCACCGAAACGGTACGCCAACTTGTTCACGAGAACGCGGTACCCGACGTTCAGCGTCGGCCGCATCGAGCTGCTGGGGATCTGGAACGGCTGCATCACGAAGACGCCGAAGGCCAGCAGCAGCACCATGCAGAGCAGCGCGCCGAGCGTGATCCGGCCTCCGGGCACCTGCTCCGCGATCCCCCCGAGAGACAAAGAGGAACGCGACCGTCCCTCCTGACCCTCCGAGGTGCTCTCGTGAGGCCGGGAGGAGCGGTCGCGCTCCTGATGCTGTGCTTCGGTGTCCATCGAGGCCAGATGCTATCCGGCGCTCCTGTGGACTCCGTACGCGAGATGCGCCGGCGCCCGTGTGGGGCGCCGAGCGGCTCAGTTCTCGCGCTTCTCCTTGATCTTCGCAGCCTTGCCGCGCAGCTCGCGCAGGTAGTACAGCTTGGCGCGACGGACGTCACCCTTGGTGACGAGCTCGATCTTCTCGACGATCGGGGTGTGCACCGGGAAGGTGCGCTCGACGCCGACGGAGAAGGAGACCTTGCGGACCGTGAAGGTCTCGCGGACACCGGCGCCCTGGCGGCGGATGACTACGCCCTTGAACTGCTGCACACGGGAGCGGTTGCCCTCGATGACGCGGACGTGGACGTTGACGGTGTCACCCGGGCGGAAGGCCGGGATGTCGCTGCGCAGCGACGCGGAGTCGACGGAGTCGAGCAGGTGAGACATGATCGTCTGCTTTCTTCACCGATGCCACAGGTCATCGGCGGGAGATATGTGATGAGTTTCGGTAGCTGATCGCGTCGGGCCGGCGTCGTTCCCCCTGTGGCAGGGGCGCAGGCTGGACGTACAGCAGCGGCTTATTCTTCCACGACCCCGGGCGTGGGCCCAAATCGTCCGTCGGGACCCGGTCGCCAGCCCAGGATCGAGAGCATCTCCCGGTCCTTCTTGTCGAAGGCCTTCGGGTCGGTGCGCTCGACGAGATCGGGGCGGTTGCGCACCGTGCGGCGCAGCGCCTCGTCCCGGCGCCAGCGGGCGATCTTCCCGTGGTGGCCGCTGAGCAGCACCTCGGGGATCTCGCGGCCGCGCCAGGCCGGCGGCTTCGTGTAGACGGGCCCCTCCAGGAGGTTGGCCATGGCGCCGGGCGCGAAGGAGTCGTCCTGGTGGGACGCCGCGTTGCCGAGGACGCCGGGCAGGAGCCGGGCCACGGCCTCGGTGACGACGAGGACGGCGGCCTCCCCGCCCGCGAGCACGTAGTCGCCGATGGAGACCTCGTAGACGGGCATCCGGGTCGCGTACTCGTCGATGACGCGGCGGTCGATGCCCTCGTAGCGCGCCGGCGTGAAGACCAGCCAGGGGCGCTGCGAGAGCTCGACGGCGAGCTCCTGGGTGAAGGGGCGGCCGCTGGGCGTGGGGACGACGAGGGCGGGCGCCTGGGCGCCGCCCTCGTACCCGTCGGCGAGCACGTCGTCGAGGCACTCGCCCCAGGGCTCGGTCT
This window harbors:
- a CDS encoding YraN family protein; translation: MNARGAMGKYGEDLAARRLAEAGMTVLARNWRAGRTGEIDIVARDGDAIVVCEVKTRRGAGASAFEHPMAAITQIKARRLRSLAERWIHEHGGAPSGGVRIDVIGVLLPERGAPRLEHVRGVS
- a CDS encoding DUF2469 domain-containing protein — translated: MSAEDLEKYETEMELKLYREYRDVVGLFKYVIETERRFYLTNDYEMQVHSVQGEVFFEVSMADAWVWDMYRPARFVKQVRVLTFKDVNIEELNKSDLELPGS
- a CDS encoding NUDIX hydrolase, with amino-acid sequence MSEPGDGLREVARVVLLDQDDRILLLHGHEPGDTADDWWFTPGGGLEGDETRAEAALRELAEETGITDARLGPVLWQRVCSFPFDGRRWDQDEWYFLARTTSTARAVEINGEGLTDLERRSVAGARWWSCEELAEAHETVYPTRLAELLKRLLVEGPPSRPLVLDTEIV
- the lepB gene encoding signal peptidase I, translated to MSRTGRTAEGRGKAGSVLSGIAVALGCVLFLGGFVWGAVVYQPYTVPTDSMTPTIGAGDRVLAQRIDGGEVKRGDVVVFREASWGDMPMVKRVVGVGGDKIACCTDGKLTVNGEQVEEPYLPAGKSASLAGIKSTTVPQGRLFLLGDERSGSLDSSVHLGDANGGSVERGAVEARVDAVAWPMNGMLAKPTGFEAMPGGISQPGPLRLMVGAVVAGAVLVLAGAAYGPIANRARRSRTRRAPEPARV
- the lepB gene encoding signal peptidase I, yielding MTDHTPGSDDGGAAGGSGAAGERPGDVPRTPKKAKKPRSFWKELPLLILIALVLALLIKTFLVQAFSIPSGSMQNTLQIGDRVLVDKLTPWFGSKPERGEVIVFNDPDQWLEGEPTKPPNAAQKVLSWVGLMPSADEKDLIKRVVGVSGDTVECKGTGPLKVNGKALNEPYVFPGNTPCSADGVGGTFKVKVPEGKVWVMGDHRQDSLDSRYHQNDKNQGFVPVDNVVGRAIVVAWPPTHWSTLPVPDTFDQSGINAAANVAPGALGLAGAVPLVLWRRRRTNRSVTEGNTRVSEVTSAR
- the lepB gene encoding signal peptidase I; the protein is MGKRGRTRAGDETEERLPTGSRRTAAAPPRGRAERRKLARKVKRRRRRSAIKEIPLLIGVALVIALVLKTFLVQAFVIPSGSMEQTIKIGDRVLVDKLTPWFGAKVQRGDVVVFKDPGKWLEQETGQKKDDPVGIKQIKTGLTWIGLLPSADERDLIKRVVAVGGDTVKCCDAQGRVTVNGTPLDERSYIHPGNAPSKFDFSVKVPEGRLFVMGDHRANSADSRYHLTEAFHGTVSEESVVGRARFIGWPVGNWATLEEPETFAAVADAHGTGSTAAPGASHRVATADSAESRPDSLDSDGLIPLPTPAELPLVMGVVGLHRVGIRQRHGVRSGCGGLGGRRTVRAWARGTARAIRRRDRSRRD
- the lepB gene encoding signal peptidase I, producing the protein MDTEAQHQERDRSSRPHESTSEGQEGRSRSSLSLGGIAEQVPGGRITLGALLCMVLLLAFGVFVMQPFQIPSSSMRPTLNVGYRVLVNKLAYRFGARPERGDVVVFDGSGYFGDADYVKRVVGVGGDHVVCCDRQGRIAVNGRAVDERSLLYRGDTPSEVPFDIEVPDGTLFLLGDHRADSRDSRDYLGAPGGGFVPVDQVIGKAQWVAWPAGHWSSPSREDLYARVPAAGGAHG
- the rplS gene encoding 50S ribosomal protein L19, whose protein sequence is MSHLLDSVDSASLRSDIPAFRPGDTVNVHVRVIEGNRSRVQQFKGVVIRRQGAGVRETFTVRKVSFSVGVERTFPVHTPIVEKIELVTKGDVRRAKLYYLRELRGKAAKIKEKREN
- the trmD gene encoding tRNA (guanosine(37)-N1)-methyltransferase TrmD gives rise to the protein MRLDVVTIFPEYLEPLNVSLVGKARARGQLDVRVHDLREWTHDRHNTVDDTPYGGGPGMVMKTEPWGECLDDVLADGYEGGAQAPALVVPTPSGRPFTQELAVELSQRPWLVFTPARYEGIDRRVIDEYATRMPVYEVSIGDYVLAGGEAAVLVVTEAVARLLPGVLGNAASHQDDSFAPGAMANLLEGPVYTKPPAWRGREIPEVLLSGHHGKIARWRRDEALRRTVRNRPDLVERTDPKAFDKKDREMLSILGWRPGPDGRFGPTPGVVEE